One Sulfurimonas sp. HSL-3221 genomic window, CGGCAAGGTTGTCATCAATCCCGATGACGGCGGATTTGAGCCCCATCATGTTGGCGATGTTCTGCCCCAGGCAGCGGTCGGGCACGAAGAGGATCTTCTTGCCCTCTTTCAACGCCGTTTCGATGATCGTTTTCGCATTGGAGCTCGTACAGACCATCCCGCCCATCTTGCCGACCTTGGCCTTGACGTCCGCGTTGGAGTTAATATAGGTGATCGGCAGGATATTCGCTTCAGCGATGCCCGCCTCTTCCATTTTCTTGACGGATTCGTCAAAGTAGAGGCTATCGATCATCCTCGCCATGGCACAGCAGGCGATCTTCGGCATGACGACCCGTTTTTCGGGGCTGAGCACCTTGACGCTCTGTCCCATGAAACCGACACCGCAGAAGACGACAAACTCGCTGTCGTCCGCCATCGTCTTCTTGGCCAGTTCCAGCGAATCGCCGGTAATGTCGCCCATGTCAAAGACTTCGTCGCGCTGGTAGAAGTGTGCAACGACCGTTACGCTCAGCTTCTCCTTGAGCGCGCGGATCTTTGCTTTGAGTTCTTCGGTGTTATCCGTCAAATCATCTCCCCTATCTGTCTGGTATCGGGCCGCCGCCAGCGGTGCGCCGCCCGGAATATTAATGGAATTATAACCAAAGCGTCGTTACCATATCCCTTACAATTCATATCTACTCTCAAGGCCCTGTTTTTATGGACTTCCTCTTCAATCCCAATGTACAGTTCTACCTGCTGGCTTACTTTGTAGGCGGTATCCCCTTCGGACTCGTCCTGGCCAAATTGTTCGCCGGCGTCAATGTCAAAGAGGGCGGTTCGAAAAGCATCGGCGCGACGAACGTGCTGCGCGTCGTCAAAGAGACCAACCCCGCGCTCGCGAAAAAACTCGGTATCGCGACCCTCCTTCTTGACGCCCTCAAAGGGGTCGTCGTCCTGCTGATCGCGAAAGCCTTCGGGATGAGCGAAGCGGCCCAGTGGGGCGTGGCCGTCCTGGCCGTTGCCGGCCACTGCTTCAGCCCCTACCTCTGGTTTGAAGGGGGCAAAGGGATCGCGACGGGTATGGGCGTCATGCTCGTCATGCTGCCGCTTGAGACACTGATCGCGCTCGCCGTCTGGGGGATCCTGGCCAAAACGGTTCGGATCTCCTCCGTCTCGTCGCTGAGCGGCGTCCTTGCCCTGCTCGTGGCCAGCTTCATCCTCCATCCGGAGATGGCGCACGCCCCGGTCATCCTGATCGTCGTGCTCCTCTTTTACAAACATATTCCCAACATCGTCCGCCTCGTCAGGGGCGAGGAGAAACGCGTCGTCTGATGACCATCGAGATCCGCGCCCTCACCTTCGACTGCATCATCGGCATTCTTGATTTCGAGCGGGTCACCCCGCAGCGCGTCATTGTCGACGCGGTCATCGACTACGACTATGAGGCGGAGCGTTTCATCGACTACGCCGCCGTCGCCGACCATATCAGGACACAGATGCGGCAGGAAAAGTTCGCCCTCGTTGAAGAGGCTCTTGAAGCGCTTTCTATTACACTGAAAAAGGCGTTTCCGGGCATAAAAAGCCTCTCGCTCACCGTCGCCAAACCGGACATCCTCCCCGACTGCAGGGTCTCTGTCACAAAAAAATCCAATTTTTAAAGAAAATTGAAAAAAAGTTTAAAATTTTCTAAAACTGTGCTATACTTCGCGAAAATTTTCAACAATTAGAGGATTAATGCATGCGCATTTTGATCATTGAAGATGAGATCACACTCAACAAAACTCTGGCCGAAGGGCTTAAAGAGTTTGGATACCAGAGCGACGTCGTCGAAACCCTCAAAGACGGTGAATACTACCTCGATATCCGCAACTATGACCTGATTCTGATGGACTGGATGCTCCCCGACGGTAACAGCATCGACATTATTCCCGACATCAAGGCCAATACACCGAAAACGGCCGTTGTCGTTCTCTCCGCCCGCGACGACAACGAGAGCGAGATCGCCGCGCTGCGTGCCGGTGCAGACGACTTTATCCGTAAACCGTTCGACTTCGACGTCCTCGTCGCACGCCTGGAAGCCCGCCTGCGCTTCGGCGGCAGCAACATTATCGAGATCGAAGACCTGATCATCAACCCTGAAGAAGAGAAGATCATCTACAAAGAGAAAGAGATCGAACTCAAGGGCAAACCGTTCGAGGTCCTCACGCACCTGGCCCGCCACCGCGACCAGATCGTCTCCAAAGAGCAGCTGCTCGACGCCATCTGGGAAGAGCCCGAACTCGTCACGCCAAACGTTATCGAGGTCGCGATCAACCAGATCCGCCAGAAGATGGACAAACCCCTCAACATCACAACCATCGAGACCGTACGCCGCCGCGGATACCGTTTTTGTTTTCCGAAAGAAGCATAAGGAACCGTTTCCTCATTCAGCTGATCGTCGCTTCGGCGGCGCTGCTGATCATCTTCTCCTCTATTCTCTACTTCTACATCCGACAGAACATTTATGACGAGAAACAGCATGAGATGCTGCAGTTCGCCAAGAACATCACCGAGTTCCAGTCCCTCTCCGATACGATGAGCAATGACACCGACGCCCTGCTGGGCGTCAGCGTGGAGCTGATCTTCTACGATGCTTCCGGCGACGAACCGCACTTTTTTGACGACAGCAACAACGGGCGCGACTACCTGGTCCTCCTCTACCCCTTCGAGCAGGCACAAAAGACCTATCTCAAAGTCTCCAAAGACATCAGTACGATGAAGAAGCTGCTCAAAAAGATCCTGCGTTCGATCTTCATCATCAACGCCATCGGCTTTTTCATCATCGTCCTCTACGCCATCGCCCTCTCCAAGATGCTCACCATCCCCATCCGGCAGCTCAGCCACCGCCTGGCGAATATGAACGAGCACCTTGTCCGCCCGATCCGCGTCGAGCATCTGCCCGAAGAGTTCGAACCCCTCGGCGTCACGATCAACCGCCTCCTGGCGCGGATCCAGAACTTCGTCAAATACCAAAAAGAGCTCTTCATCGGTGCGGCGCATGAGCTCAAAACGCCCCTGGCCGTCATCAAACTCAAAAACCAGGTCACCCTGATCAAGCAACGGAGCCCCGAAGAGTATATCGAGGCGATCAAGAAGACCAACGAGACCGTCGACGAGATGAACAAGATCGTCGCCGATATCCTCAACATCGGCCGCCAGGAGGGGGCGCAGCTCGAAGCGCCGGTGCGCCGGGACATCATCGACATGCTCCGGCGCAAGGGGGAGGATTTTGCGCTGCTGGCCCGGGCCGAACAGAAAACCCTCGAATACGACCTCCAGCCCGAATCGTATGAAGCGACGATCCAGGAGGGACTGCTCAACCAGATCCTGCAGAACTTCCTTCAAAATGCCGTCAAATTCACCCCCGAAGGGCGCAAGGTCACCTTTACCAGCCGAGCGGAGGGGGAGGATCTTGTTATCCGGGTGATAGACGAAGGGTGCGGGATCGACGACAGCGTCGACCTCTTCGCCCCCTTCAAACGCCTCGGGACCAAGTCCGGCGTCGGCCTGGGACTCTTCCTCGCCAAAAGCGCCGCCGACGCCATGGGAGCGGAGATCACGCTGCGCAACCGAACCGACGGTGTCGACGGAACGGAAGCGAGGCTGGTGCTGCGCGCCAAACTCTGCTGTCCCCTTCCCCAGCAGAAGAAAAAATAGGGCGCCCCTTCCTCCCCCTTTTTATCACGAAATCTAATCCGAATGACACCTTTCGGGCGAATGCTTTACACTTCAAACTCGCCAAAGGTTTCTTCTGCTATAACTCGCAATTAAATTACTGACGCGAGCGCGTCACAAACGAGGTATGTATGTCCCTGCTGATCAATGATGAGTGTATCGCCTGCGATGCCTGTAGAGAAGAGTGCCCGACCGAAGCAATTGAGGAGGGGGATCCGATCTACATCATCGACCCCGACCGTTGTACCGAATGTGTCGGTACCTATGACGAACCGGCGTGCATCGCCGTCTGCCCGGTCGACTGTATCGTCCCGGACAAAGACAACGTTGAAACCGTAGCCGAACTGAAATTCAAACACGACCAGATCATGGCCGAGTACGAGGACTGATTCCGCTACTTCTTCCCGCCGTCGCCGCACATTGTATGCGACGGCACAATCTTTTTTAATCCCCCTTTCCATGCACTCCTATCTTAGGAGCCTTTTACACGACAAAGACTATAATCCCTTCATTATTCCAATGCCGACACAAGGGACTTCATGGCAAAGCGTACCGCGATCATCGATATCGGGTCCAACTCCGTTCGAATGGTGGTCTTCGAAAAAAGCAGCCGCTTTGCCTTCTCGCTGCTGCATGAGTCCAAGAGCCGCGTCCGGATCAGCGAAGGAGCCTATGCCGACGACGGCAACCTCCAGAGTGCCGCCATCGACCGCGCCCTGGAGGCCCTCGGCGAGTTTCTCAGCATCGCCCGCGCCTACGGGAGCCGCAAACTCCTCTGTGTCGCCACCTCCGCCGTACGCGACGCCCCCAACCGAGCCCTCTTCCTCTCACGCGCCCGTAACGAGCTCGGCCTGCAGATCAAAGTGATCGACGGGGAGAAGGAGGCGTATCTCGGCGGGGTCGCCGCGGCCAACCTTCTTCCGGCCATGAGCGCCCGCACCATCGATATCGGCGGCGGTTCGACGGAATACGCCTGTATCGCCTCCGGGAACGTCATGCAGAGCGCTTCGCTCAACCTTGGCACCGTCCGGCTCAAAGAGCTCTTCTGCGACCGGGGCGACCTCGACGGCGCCCGCGCCTATATCGATGCACAGTTTGCCGCCATGCCGCCGGTTACGAGCCCCATTGTCATCGGTATCGGCGGCACCTTCCGTGCCCTGGCCCAGATCATCCAGAAAAACCAGGCCCACCCCATCAAGAAGCTGCACGCTTTTACCTTCGGCGCGGATGCGCTGATGGCGCTGGGGAAAAAGATCCTCGCCGCCCCCGACGACGAGGCGCTCAAACAGCTCGGCGTCAAAAAAGAGCGCTATGACGTCATCCGGCCCGGAACCCTGATCCTGATGCGCTTTTTGCAGCATGTCGGCTGCGAAACCCTTGTCACAAGCGGCGCCGGGGTACGCGAGGGGCTCTACCTCACCGACCTGCTGCGCCACAACCGCCACCGTTTCCCGGCGGGCTACAACCCCTCATTGCGCTACCTCCTCGATTGCCACACGATCGAAACAAGCTTTTCCAACCAGCTCCCGACCGTCGCCATGCGCCTGTTTGACCTGCTGCAAGCCCCCATGCACCTTCCCGAGGAGACCCGACGTCTCCTCAAGATTGCGGCCCAGCTCGCCAAGGTCGGCGCGTCGGTCCATTTTTACTCCTACCACAAGAACAGCCAGTACCTGGTAGAAAGCGCCCTGGAGTACGGCTACAGCCACGAAGAGATCATGACGGTGGCGGCACTGGTGCGCTATCACAAAACGCGAAAAATCGCCAAACCTTTTTACAGCGACTATCAGCGTCTGCTCCCGAAGGCGAAAACCCTCAACCGTCTCAACCTGCTGCTCGCGCTCTCGGATGCCCTGCTGACCCACCGGCCGCGCAATATCGATTTCGACCTCTCTCTCGATGAAACAGGTGTCCTGCATGTCCGGGCCAAAGAGGGCAGCTCCCTCTATCTTGCCAAAGAGCAGATCGCACGGCTGGGTATCGAGAAAGAGCTGACGGTTCAGATTGCGTAGCTGCGGCAGCAATGCCGCATGAAATTTGATCGCAGGATGGAAGGGGCGGCTTAGAAGCGCTGCCCGATGGTAAATTCGAAGTGGGAGATCCGGTCGTCCGTTTCCGGGTTGATCGGGTTGGCGAAGACCAGCTGCAGCGGTCCCATCGGTGAGAACCACTCCAGAGAGACACCGTATCCGCCGCGGGAGAACTCCGACAGCGACGTGGTACCGATCCAGCCCCAGTCCAGGAAGGTCGTCAGGCGCATCTTCGCCTTCGGGGCCAGCGGGAAGCTCAGCTCGGCATTGTGCGAGAAGGTCTGTTTCCCCCCGATGCGGACGTTGTCGCCGGAGACGGTATTGCGGTAGTACGGCATGGAGTAGGACTCGTAGCCGCGGACCGACCCGAGCCCGCCCATGTAGAAGCGCTCCGCCAGCGGCAGGTAACCCGTATCGCGTGCGAGGTAGTAACGCGCTTTGTAGCGGAAAATCAGGTCAAAGCCGAGCCACTCGTCCAGCCCGTTGTATTTGCTTAGTTCCGTCCGGCTCTTGACATAGTTCGCCTGGGCCCCGAGCCCGGCCCGCTCGATACTCTCCGAGATCGCCCACCCGCTCCGCGCGACATAGTAGT contains:
- a CDS encoding dihydroneopterin aldolase; its protein translation is MTIEIRALTFDCIIGILDFERVTPQRVIVDAVIDYDYEAERFIDYAAVADHIRTQMRQEKFALVEEALEALSITLKKAFPGIKSLSLTVAKPDILPDCRVSVTKKSNF
- the hsrA gene encoding homeostatic response regulator transcription factor HsrA codes for the protein MRILIIEDEITLNKTLAEGLKEFGYQSDVVETLKDGEYYLDIRNYDLILMDWMLPDGNSIDIIPDIKANTPKTAVVVLSARDDNESEIAALRAGADDFIRKPFDFDVLVARLEARLRFGGSNIIEIEDLIINPEEEKIIYKEKEIELKGKPFEVLTHLARHRDQIVSKEQLLDAIWEEPELVTPNVIEVAINQIRQKMDKPLNITTIETVRRRGYRFCFPKEA
- the plsY gene encoding glycerol-3-phosphate 1-O-acyltransferase PlsY, whose product is MDFLFNPNVQFYLLAYFVGGIPFGLVLAKLFAGVNVKEGGSKSIGATNVLRVVKETNPALAKKLGIATLLLDALKGVVVLLIAKAFGMSEAAQWGVAVLAVAGHCFSPYLWFEGGKGIATGMGVMLVMLPLETLIALAVWGILAKTVRISSVSSLSGVLALLVASFILHPEMAHAPVILIVVLLFYKHIPNIVRLVRGEEKRVV
- the nadA gene encoding quinolinate synthase NadA, with the translated sequence MTDNTEELKAKIRALKEKLSVTVVAHFYQRDEVFDMGDITGDSLELAKKTMADDSEFVVFCGVGFMGQSVKVLSPEKRVVMPKIACCAMARMIDSLYFDESVKKMEEAGIAEANILPITYINSNADVKAKVGKMGGMVCTSSNAKTIIETALKEGKKILFVPDRCLGQNIANMMGLKSAVIGIDDNLADADIICYDGFCSVHQLFSVDDIRFYRKKYPGILIAVHPECDPSIVAEADFTGSTSQLIKYIAELPEDQKVAVGTEFNLVNRLRPKNTYVLSSTKPECPTMNETTLEDLYNTLKSIDEGEPMNEIHVDEETRKWAKVALDRMMAL
- a CDS encoding Ppx/GppA phosphatase family protein, with translation MAKRTAIIDIGSNSVRMVVFEKSSRFAFSLLHESKSRVRISEGAYADDGNLQSAAIDRALEALGEFLSIARAYGSRKLLCVATSAVRDAPNRALFLSRARNELGLQIKVIDGEKEAYLGGVAAANLLPAMSARTIDIGGGSTEYACIASGNVMQSASLNLGTVRLKELFCDRGDLDGARAYIDAQFAAMPPVTSPIVIGIGGTFRALAQIIQKNQAHPIKKLHAFTFGADALMALGKKILAAPDDEALKQLGVKKERYDVIRPGTLILMRFLQHVGCETLVTSGAGVREGLYLTDLLRHNRHRFPAGYNPSLRYLLDCHTIETSFSNQLPTVAMRLFDLLQAPMHLPEETRRLLKIAAQLAKVGASVHFYSYHKNSQYLVESALEYGYSHEEIMTVAALVRYHKTRKIAKPFYSDYQRLLPKAKTLNRLNLLLALSDALLTHRPRNIDFDLSLDETGVLHVRAKEGSSLYLAKEQIARLGIEKELTVQIA
- a CDS encoding sensor histidine kinase, translated to MFSERSIRNRFLIQLIVASAALLIIFSSILYFYIRQNIYDEKQHEMLQFAKNITEFQSLSDTMSNDTDALLGVSVELIFYDASGDEPHFFDDSNNGRDYLVLLYPFEQAQKTYLKVSKDISTMKKLLKKILRSIFIINAIGFFIIVLYAIALSKMLTIPIRQLSHRLANMNEHLVRPIRVEHLPEEFEPLGVTINRLLARIQNFVKYQKELFIGAAHELKTPLAVIKLKNQVTLIKQRSPEEYIEAIKKTNETVDEMNKIVADILNIGRQEGAQLEAPVRRDIIDMLRRKGEDFALLARAEQKTLEYDLQPESYEATIQEGLLNQILQNFLQNAVKFTPEGRKVTFTSRAEGEDLVIRVIDEGCGIDDSVDLFAPFKRLGTKSGVGLGLFLAKSAADAMGAEITLRNRTDGVDGTEARLVLRAKLCCPLPQQKKK
- a CDS encoding YfhL family 4Fe-4S dicluster ferredoxin, with product MSLLINDECIACDACREECPTEAIEEGDPIYIIDPDRCTECVGTYDEPACIAVCPVDCIVPDKDNVETVAELKFKHDQIMAEYED